In a single window of the Deltaproteobacteria bacterium genome:
- a CDS encoding ChbG/HpnK family deacetylase translates to MVKVLLQADDFGLHGSINRAVIDAARQGVLTGASLMANGPAASEAITWLRDNPSFPAGVHLNILRGRPLSDPHEIPTLVDGRGLFLNSARSLWARSVAGGLDAGQIYKEYRRQVLSMIDNDIVPTHLDGEKHTHIVLPQAATAVERLIEEFGIRKVRCVRERPLYRLFREKGVPVPCDMKQYGKLIVLEYLSGRAGKRWTGIAAPDYSFGIGISGLRMTHGTRRELLKTLFELPVQGTVEWIFHPAYDTEFDEPRNRALYGPSFLREARVDEYRFLVSEDTIRTVSEHEKAVISYRDI, encoded by the coding sequence ATGGTCAAGGTCCTTCTGCAAGCCGATGATTTCGGCCTGCACGGTTCCATAAACCGGGCCGTCATCGATGCGGCGCGGCAAGGGGTGCTGACGGGCGCCAGTCTCATGGCGAACGGACCGGCCGCATCCGAGGCGATCACCTGGTTGCGGGATAATCCCTCTTTTCCCGCAGGGGTCCACCTGAACATACTGCGCGGGAGACCGCTCTCGGACCCCCATGAAATACCCACACTGGTCGACGGGCGGGGACTCTTTCTCAACTCGGCCCGGTCGCTCTGGGCACGTTCCGTTGCGGGCGGGCTGGATGCCGGGCAGATATACAAAGAGTATCGACGGCAGGTTCTATCTATGATAGATAACGACATTGTTCCGACACACCTGGACGGTGAGAAACATACTCATATCGTACTGCCCCAGGCTGCGACAGCCGTGGAAAGGCTCATTGAAGAATTCGGTATCAGAAAGGTGCGCTGTGTCAGGGAGCGGCCCCTGTACCGCCTGTTTCGCGAGAAGGGTGTGCCTGTACCCTGCGATATGAAGCAGTACGGGAAACTCATCGTTCTTGAATACCTGTCAGGGAGAGCGGGGAAACGATGGACGGGAATAGCAGCCCCTGACTATTCCTTCGGCATCGGCATCAGCGGTCTTCGCATGACCCATGGAACACGACGGGAGCTTCTCAAAACACTGTTCGAGCTCCCTGTTCAGGGGACAGTGGAGTGGATATTCCATCCCGCCTACGACACGGAATTCGATGAGCCCCGTAACAGGGCCCTTTACGGACCTTCATTCCTGCGAGAGGCCAGGGTCGATGAATACCGGTTTCTGGTTTCAGAAGATACGATACGGACAGTGTCGGAACATGAAAAAGCCGTGATTTCTTACAGGGACATATGA
- a CDS encoding glycosyltransferase family 2 protein, translating into MNNFISIVVPLYNERENVPILVKEIGTVLDEEERPFELVLVDDGSSDGTFEAVREAARHDDRVRGVRLSRNHGQTTAIKAGIEHASGRICITMDGDLQHDPAHIPALLRGIDDGYDLVCSYRYKRDDAFLRRFPSRVANGIARWFSRVPVRDFGSTFRACRTDIMRDIPIYGEMHRFIPVFAGMLTDRITEIPITLRKRQHGRSKYGLGRTFRVFSDLIAILFFARFFTRPIHIFGYISLLLGLPGLVILGWLSGAKILGLIEIKDYGPLFILGVLLMLVSGQVLTMGIVCEYLTRIYYGNEKHRSYVVAERTHDKER; encoded by the coding sequence ATGAACAATTTCATCTCAATCGTCGTACCGCTGTATAACGAACGGGAGAATGTGCCGATACTCGTGAAGGAGATCGGTACCGTTCTTGACGAAGAAGAGCGCCCCTTCGAGCTGGTCCTGGTCGATGACGGGAGCAGTGATGGCACCTTTGAGGCTGTCAGGGAAGCAGCCCGTCATGACGATCGGGTCAGGGGAGTTCGATTGAGCAGGAATCACGGTCAGACGACGGCCATCAAGGCGGGTATCGAACATGCCTCAGGCCGGATATGCATTACCATGGACGGTGACCTCCAGCATGACCCCGCCCACATTCCGGCGCTGCTGCGCGGGATCGATGACGGCTACGATCTGGTATGCAGTTACCGTTATAAGCGTGATGACGCCTTTCTGCGCCGCTTTCCATCCCGGGTCGCCAATGGCATCGCACGGTGGTTTTCCCGGGTCCCCGTCAGGGACTTCGGTTCCACCTTCAGGGCCTGCCGGACGGACATTATGCGGGACATTCCCATTTACGGAGAAATGCACCGGTTTATTCCGGTCTTTGCCGGCATGCTCACAGACCGGATAACGGAAATCCCGATCACCCTCCGCAAAAGGCAACATGGGCGATCGAAATACGGACTGGGTAGAACCTTTCGCGTATTTTCGGACCTGATCGCCATCCTTTTCTTCGCCCGTTTCTTCACCCGTCCCATCCACATATTCGGGTATATTTCGCTTCTGCTCGGTCTACCGGGTCTTGTCATCCTTGGATGGCTGAGCGGGGCAAAGATCCTCGGTCTGATCGAAATAAAGGATTATGGACCTTTATTCATCCTGGGTGTTCTTCTCATGCTGGTTTCCGGGCAGGTGCTGACGATGGGGATCGTCTGCGAGTACCTGACCAGGATATATTACGGAAACGAGAAGCACCGGTCCTATGTGGTTGCCGAGAGGACCCATGATAAAGAACGGTAA
- a CDS encoding GNAT family N-acetyltransferase translates to MEIRETTEKEWNMQLSRCTIPSVYQDSRWLELIHRTYPGLKIHRIICCEEGETVRYLLPLVEVRPLGRLRPMLISLPFGNYGGFLFPPGGEDGPDEPGLGALRDYFKGSRAFALEIRERGRPSCRLSTDDRFRTFILSFPESIDELWNRVISGNARTSVRKAEKSGVTVHFDHPRAMAFFLELYERQSSFQGTPVHCRSWFPDMKELFPEELEIALARYRNDYVGALLMLHFGGSTMLHAAVTDPLYRHIPVTDRLIWAAFERLYETGRSKSFDFGRTRPVPGKLFFKRKWGGRELPIVYSYLIKPGYRVPEILPENPRLGPAVRLWKKLPRRVARIIGPPLRMRIPT, encoded by the coding sequence ATGGAAATACGCGAAACGACTGAAAAAGAGTGGAACATGCAGCTTTCCCGCTGCACCATTCCGTCCGTCTATCAGGACAGCCGCTGGCTTGAATTGATACACCGGACCTACCCCGGGCTCAAAATCCACCGCATTATCTGCTGTGAAGAGGGGGAAACTGTCCGTTATCTTCTTCCCCTCGTCGAGGTGAGGCCTCTCGGCAGGCTGCGTCCGATGCTGATATCTCTTCCTTTTGGGAATTACGGCGGCTTTCTCTTTCCGCCGGGTGGGGAGGATGGCCCCGATGAACCTGGTTTGGGGGCCCTGAGAGACTATTTCAAAGGAAGCCGGGCCTTCGCCCTGGAGATCAGAGAGCGGGGGCGACCATCGTGCCGGCTTTCCACCGACGACCGGTTCAGGACCTTTATCCTTTCCTTTCCAGAGAGCATCGACGAGCTGTGGAACCGGGTGATCTCCGGAAATGCCCGAACGTCGGTCCGCAAGGCGGAAAAATCGGGCGTGACGGTTCACTTCGACCATCCGCGGGCGATGGCCTTTTTCCTGGAGCTCTATGAAAGACAATCCTCCTTCCAGGGAACGCCGGTTCATTGCCGGTCATGGTTTCCCGACATGAAAGAGCTTTTCCCGGAAGAGCTGGAAATCGCCCTTGCCCGGTACCGGAATGACTATGTGGGAGCGCTTCTGATGCTCCATTTCGGTGGAAGCACCATGCTCCATGCGGCGGTTACCGATCCGCTGTACCGTCACATACCCGTCACCGACAGGCTCATCTGGGCGGCCTTTGAGCGCCTGTATGAGACGGGCCGTTCCAAGTCATTTGATTTCGGCAGGACCCGCCCCGTGCCGGGCAAGCTCTTTTTCAAGCGGAAATGGGGAGGGAGAGAGCTGCCCATTGTCTATTCTTACCTGATCAAGCCGGGATACCGCGTGCCTGAAATCCTCCCGGAGAATCCCCGGCTGGGGCCGGCCGTTCGGCTCTGGAAGAAATTGCCTCGACGCGTGGCGCGGATCATCGGACCACCGCTGCGAATGAGGATACCGACGTGA
- a CDS encoding flippase-like domain-containing protein encodes MSTSGRKKTIYFVQVLFSTVCLGWVAAALAKTDWAAVGELLENISPEMFVSALAVFTFLYASRLLRLRYWIHSATEKRLPWRSWIGLYLAATALGSVTPGRLGDAAKIPLLLRTGLSLATRGKVYLLEKAMDLAYLPAGLCLTASVVSMNLHVTERSLLYAGVTGLLLCLFVVSYFGRSLGQGALAVGWFFTAAGFFLYVIANFLLFRSLGLTLTLSDVAAVTIAVGVIAALPISLGGLGVRELSFIAVLGIWGVSRETAAPVLILEFFVNMVFPGLLYGLWRGFSICSAKGTE; translated from the coding sequence GTGAGCACGAGCGGCCGGAAAAAGACGATTTACTTTGTCCAGGTGCTCTTTTCCACGGTCTGTCTCGGCTGGGTGGCGGCGGCGCTGGCGAAGACAGACTGGGCGGCGGTGGGGGAACTGCTGGAAAATATCTCACCGGAGATGTTTGTTTCAGCCCTGGCGGTCTTTACCTTCCTCTATGCCTCTCGTTTACTTCGGTTGCGTTACTGGATCCATTCGGCGACGGAAAAGAGGCTTCCCTGGCGGTCCTGGATAGGGTTGTATCTGGCCGCCACGGCGCTGGGTTCCGTGACGCCCGGACGCCTGGGCGATGCTGCGAAGATCCCCCTGCTGCTTCGGACGGGACTTTCCCTCGCCACACGGGGGAAGGTTTATCTCCTTGAAAAAGCCATGGACCTTGCCTATCTCCCGGCCGGTTTGTGTCTTACCGCCTCCGTCGTGAGCATGAACCTGCACGTGACGGAGCGGTCTCTTCTGTATGCTGGCGTGACCGGTCTCCTCCTGTGCCTTTTTGTCGTTTCATATTTCGGAAGATCTCTCGGGCAGGGGGCCCTGGCAGTGGGATGGTTTTTTACCGCCGCCGGGTTTTTCCTCTATGTGATCGCGAATTTTCTGCTCTTTCGTTCACTGGGCCTTACGTTGACGCTGTCCGATGTGGCAGCCGTAACCATCGCCGTCGGCGTCATCGCCGCTCTTCCCATCAGTCTCGGCGGACTGGGCGTTCGTGAACTATCCTTCATCGCTGTGCTGGGCATCTGGGGGGTATCACGGGAAACGGCCGCCCCCGTTCTGATCCTGGAATTTTTTGTTAATATGGTGTTTCCCGGACTGCTCTACGGTTTATGGCGTGGTTTTTCAATCTGTTCGGCAAAAGGAACTGAATAG
- a CDS encoding 4Fe-4S binding protein, giving the protein MYSKKVVLRYTPDVVDKPIVCRLAQDFDLSFNILRARVLPRREGLLVLDLTGTKDNFDRGIRFLRESGLKVDPLSKSVTQNVDKCVHCGACLAFCSANALYLDQATMKILFDPEKCSGCEMCVKACPVRAMEINLL; this is encoded by the coding sequence ATCTATTCAAAAAAGGTCGTTCTCCGTTACACGCCGGATGTGGTTGACAAGCCGATCGTCTGCCGGCTGGCCCAGGACTTTGACCTCTCCTTCAATATCCTGCGGGCACGAGTACTGCCGCGGCGCGAGGGCCTCCTCGTTCTTGACCTGACAGGCACGAAGGACAACTTCGACCGGGGAATCCGGTTCCTCAGGGAATCGGGCTTGAAGGTGGATCCCCTCTCGAAAAGCGTCACGCAAAATGTGGACAAATGCGTACACTGCGGCGCCTGCCTTGCCTTCTGTTCGGCAAACGCCCTCTACCTCGATCAGGCAACGATGAAGATCCTTTTCGATCCTGAAAAATGCAGTGGCTGTGAAATGTGTGTCAAGGCATGTCCCGTCCGGGCCATGGAGATCAATCTTCTGTAA
- a CDS encoding alpha/beta fold hydrolase, which yields MAVTRVFIHGLESSGRGTKGTYFGKRYPSMIIEDYTGPLDARMNTLREILAGREDLIIVGSSYGGLMAAIYACENPHKVKKLILLAPALDIEEFEPYLERRLDMPVIVYHGSGDDVVPVEPVRAIASKIFSNLVYTIIDDDHPLSNRFASLDWPTLLESEEGS from the coding sequence ATGGCGGTAACACGGGTTTTTATTCATGGGCTGGAGAGCAGCGGCCGGGGAACAAAGGGCACCTACTTCGGGAAGCGGTATCCTTCGATGATCATCGAAGATTACACGGGACCGCTTGATGCGCGCATGAACACGCTTCGGGAGATCCTCGCCGGCCGTGAGGACCTGATCATCGTCGGTTCCAGCTATGGCGGCCTCATGGCGGCCATTTACGCCTGCGAGAACCCTCACAAGGTAAAAAAACTGATCCTTCTCGCGCCCGCCCTCGATATTGAGGAATTCGAACCTTATCTTGAGCGGAGACTGGACATGCCCGTCATCGTCTATCACGGGAGCGGTGACGATGTGGTACCCGTCGAACCGGTCCGGGCCATAGCATCAAAGATATTTTCGAACCTTGTGTACACTATTATTGATGATGATCACCCGCTCAGCAACCGGTTTGCCTCCCTGGACTGGCCGACGCTCCTCGAATCGGAGGAAGGTTCATAA
- a CDS encoding DUF1015 domain-containing protein: protein MAVVVPFRALRPVRERAENIASCAYDTVSSEEARRIAQGNEYSFLHVVKSEIDLSPQVDPYNEAVYEKAALNLQAFIQKGLFIRDEIPRFYVYRQTMGRHVQDGIVASVAVSDYRSGLIKQHELTRSDKERDRTKHIMTVNAQTGPVFMTYRYVPAINEIVGNTVEEFPEYDFTADDGVRHTAWIIGDDGTAERIRDEFSKVPVLYIADGHHRAASAAAVQQMRAEANPVHTGGEEYNFMMAVLFPHDHLNVMAYNRVVRDLGGLDERRFLEQLSDPCIMIADVKEKIPDEKHRFCMYLRGRWFGLQVRPEHAAGGDAVETLDVSILQRHVLEPILNIRDVRNDSRIDFVGGIRGTAELERLVDSAAYAVAFSLHPLSVDDLIAVSDAGRIMPPKSTWFEPKLRSGIFVHLLD, encoded by the coding sequence ATGGCAGTCGTGGTCCCATTCAGAGCGCTCAGACCGGTGCGGGAGAGGGCGGAAAATATCGCCTCCTGTGCCTACGATACGGTAAGTTCCGAGGAGGCACGACGGATCGCGCAGGGTAATGAATACAGCTTTCTCCACGTGGTCAAGTCGGAAATAGACCTTTCACCGCAGGTCGATCCATACAATGAAGCGGTATATGAGAAAGCGGCCCTTAATCTGCAGGCCTTTATTCAAAAAGGACTCTTCATCAGGGACGAAATTCCCCGGTTCTATGTGTACCGGCAGACGATGGGTCGCCACGTACAGGACGGGATCGTCGCCTCGGTGGCTGTTTCCGATTACCGGTCCGGCCTGATCAAACAACATGAACTCACCCGCTCCGACAAGGAACGGGACAGAACGAAGCATATCATGACGGTCAACGCCCAGACGGGCCCCGTGTTCATGACATACCGGTATGTACCCGCCATCAATGAGATCGTCGGTAATACCGTGGAGGAGTTTCCGGAGTATGATTTCACGGCCGACGATGGGGTCAGGCACACGGCCTGGATAATTGGAGATGATGGGACGGCGGAGCGGATCCGTGATGAATTTTCAAAGGTCCCCGTCCTCTATATAGCCGATGGGCATCACCGGGCGGCGTCGGCCGCGGCGGTCCAGCAAATGCGGGCCGAGGCAAATCCTGTCCATACCGGCGGGGAAGAGTACAATTTCATGATGGCCGTTCTTTTTCCTCACGACCATCTCAATGTGATGGCCTATAACCGTGTCGTCCGTGACCTGGGGGGGCTTGACGAGAGACGGTTCCTCGAGCAGTTGTCCGATCCTTGTATCATGATCGCTGATGTGAAGGAAAAGATTCCCGATGAAAAACACCGGTTCTGCATGTACCTGCGGGGGCGGTGGTTCGGCCTGCAGGTCAGGCCGGAACATGCCGCAGGGGGTGACGCCGTCGAAACGCTCGATGTGTCGATACTGCAGCGCCACGTGCTTGAGCCGATACTGAATATACGGGATGTCAGGAATGACAGCCGGATCGATTTCGTGGGTGGGATCCGGGGAACGGCCGAACTGGAACGGCTGGTCGATTCCGCGGCATATGCCGTCGCTTTCTCTCTCCATCCTCTCTCAGTGGATGACCTTATCGCTGTTTCAGATGCCGGCAGGATCATGCCTCCCAAGTCCACCTGGTTCGAACCGAAACTGCGAAGCGGTATCTTCGTTCACCTCCTTGATTGA
- the miaA gene encoding tRNA (adenosine(37)-N6)-dimethylallyltransferase MiaA encodes MEQVQGQYNLIIILGPTASGKTALAARLAADLDSAVISADSRQVYRGMDIGTGKDLQEFVIEGRHVPYHLIDIVDPGREFSVFEYQQRFHDCFLTLLKEGVVPVMVGGTGLYLEAVIEGYQMAEVPPDLLLRRELEMLDMEELKERLRSINPALHNTTDLVHRERVLRAIEIAEHDGESGSGNVSRVPVRPFIVGVRWERDVLRRRITLRLAARLEQGMMDEVRKLHEEGISWERLDLFGLEYRYIGRCLQGMISRDEMVTVLNTRIHQFAKRQTTWFRRMERRGAVIHWIDGDDYATLAELVREAGITGRLG; translated from the coding sequence ATGGAACAGGTACAGGGGCAATATAATCTGATCATCATCCTGGGGCCCACCGCTTCGGGGAAGACGGCCCTGGCAGCACGGTTGGCCGCGGACCTGGACTCCGCAGTGATATCTGCCGATTCACGCCAGGTTTACCGCGGCATGGACATCGGAACGGGGAAGGACCTTCAGGAATTCGTTATTGAAGGCAGGCATGTTCCCTATCACCTCATCGATATTGTCGATCCCGGCCGGGAATTCAGCGTTTTTGAATATCAGCAGCGATTCCACGATTGTTTTCTGACCCTCCTGAAAGAAGGCGTCGTGCCCGTCATGGTGGGTGGAACCGGCCTGTATCTTGAAGCCGTCATCGAGGGATACCAAATGGCGGAAGTTCCTCCGGACCTGCTGTTGCGCCGTGAACTGGAGATGCTGGACATGGAGGAACTGAAAGAGCGTTTGCGGTCGATCAACCCGGCACTTCATAACACAACGGACCTGGTTCACCGTGAGCGGGTCCTTCGAGCTATCGAGATAGCCGAACATGATGGGGAATCCGGATCCGGTAACGTTTCGCGTGTCCCCGTGCGTCCCTTCATTGTGGGGGTGCGGTGGGAGCGGGACGTCCTGCGCCGTCGGATCACCCTGCGTCTCGCGGCACGGCTTGAGCAGGGCATGATGGATGAGGTCAGGAAACTCCATGAAGAGGGCATCAGCTGGGAGCGGCTCGACCTCTTCGGCCTCGAGTACCGGTATATCGGCCGCTGCCTGCAAGGGATGATTTCCCGTGATGAAATGGTAACAGTCCTCAACACGCGGATCCACCAGTTCGCCAAGCGCCAGACGACCTGGTTCCGTCGCATGGAGAGGCGAGGTGCCGTCATACACTGGATAGACGGGGATGATTACGCGACCCTCGCGGAACTCGTCAGGGAAGCGGGAATTACCGGTCGCCTTGGGTGA